GGATAAACCACGTAACTTGGCGAAGAGTGTTACTGTAGAGTAGGTTGTTAGGGAAAGGAAGTTTGTTGTTCGGTGACATAAAAGTCCTGAACCAATAAAATCATGAACCAATGGTCAGTCCTGATGATGCAACTAGTCATCGGGACTTTTTTTGTTCAAAAGGGAAAATAAGGCCCGAGGGTTTTTGAGAAGTTTTTCTCATTAGCTTCCGGGCTGTTTGGTGTATTCAGAAATACCATGATTAAGATATAAACTTGTGTATTCATATGGGGGTCAGTTAATAAACAGTTCATATTCATCTTCTATAATCATTTTCTGTAAGGTACATGCACGAAACAAATCATAAAGTGAAGAGGTTATTATTATGAAAATGAAAAAGTACGGAAAAAATTTAGGGCGTATCGCATCCGTAGGCGTGTTGAGTTTCTCTATTTTGCTTACTAATGGATTGGCAGTTCATGCAGCGGCAGCAACAACAACGAAAGCACCAACCGTAAGTCCCTGGTCTGGTAAGACATTAAATGAGGGGGACAAATACGGAATCTTCCCACTCGGATGGTATACAGATGGTACGATCCTCAATGCTATTACACCAGATAAATTCACTACCTTAATTGAGGCGACAGCTAAAAAGCTAGATCAGCTTGGTTTCAACAAAAAGGATGCTTCTTTAACGATTAAACCAGAAAAAGAAATTACGAGAAAGTTCGTTATTAATTCGTTATATAAGCTTTTGGATAACTACGATTTACCTGTCACCATCAATATGAAAGCTACAGATGCAGTAGAATTTATGAGTAAGCAAGGGATTGTAAAGGGAACAAACGCAGGCCTTGAACTAGAAAAGCCGATTACGGAAGAGCAAGCAGTTGTGATGGCAACGAGAATGGTTGAGTTCGCATACGATACAGCTGATGCAGGAGCGAAAGGCCTTTTCTGGAAAGTAACGAAAGGCAACAATACGTTGTACTTGCTTGGTTCAGTTCATGAAGGATCGACAGACATGTATCCTATGACTAAAAAGGTCCGGGATGCATTCGATGCATCGAAAGATCTGTATGTGGAAGCGGATATTATTAACGGAGATATGAGCTACTATCTGAACAATATTAAATATTCAGATGGAACGATACTGAAAGATCATGTATCTGCTGAAACGTATACGAAGCTACAAAACTTGCTTACAAAAATGAAGGTTCCAACAAATGCATTTGATCAATATAAACCGTTTATTATTAACAACCAACTATCTTCCTTAGCGGATAAGACAAGCCCTGAA
This window of the Paenibacillus sp. FSL R10-2734 genome carries:
- a CDS encoding TraB/GumN family protein, which encodes MKMKKYGKNLGRIASVGVLSFSILLTNGLAVHAAAATTTKAPTVSPWSGKTLNEGDKYGIFPLGWYTDGTILNAITPDKFTTLIEATAKKLDQLGFNKKDASLTIKPEKEITRKFVINSLYKLLDNYDLPVTINMKATDAVEFMSKQGIVKGTNAGLELEKPITEEQAVVMATRMVEFAYDTADAGAKGLFWKVTKGNNTLYLLGSVHEGSTDMYPMTKKVRDAFDASKDLYVEADIINGDMSYYLNNIKYSDGTILKDHVSAETYTKLQNLLTKMKVPTNAFDQYKPFIINNQLSSLADKTSPEEQAIKTNTGVERYFITKANSMNKPVHELEGLKKQTELFVNASDADQEKDLNEMLDMINSGKGKEDDSQQLEQMKKYWIEGNLEATSKLMNSQSLSDEPISRDKDMSDKLAALLEQEGQHTSFVVVGSAHFVVNGMTLDLLKSKGYDIQFLQ